A window of Kribbella sp. NBC_00382 genomic DNA:
CCAGCGAGAGGCTCACTGGTGAGGCGGATAGCTCACTTGGGAGGTGGTGTGAGGGAGATCGAGGGTTTGTCGGGGGCCGGACCGGGTGCCGGTATCGCCTTGAAGGTATCCGGTACTTCGAGTTTGTCGAACCGGTTGGCCGGCCAAACCACCAGAATGGCCCGCCCGGTGATCTTGTCCATCGGTACGAAGGCAGCGTCCCCCGGATTGCCACCGTCGGGACCGGTGTCGCTCAGGTGCACCCGGGAGTCACCCGACTCGGACCGGTGGTCGCCCATCACGAAGACCCGGCCGGCCGGAACGGTGACCTGGAACTCCATCGCCGACGGCGCGTCACCCGGATACAGGTAGGTGCCCTCTTCGAGCGGCTGGCCGTTCACCATCAGCCGGCCCTTGGAGTCGCAGCAGGCGACCTTGTCCCCCG
This region includes:
- the lepB gene encoding signal peptidase I gives rise to the protein MTETPTATKEKPAHRSGLAAAAREFVLIVVGALIVSSILRAFVGQMFIIPSESMQNTLLVGDRVVVEKLTDVKRGDVVVFEDPGGWLGDEESGQKRGSIGRFFEVVGLLPDSSHGHLIKRLIGMPGDKVACCDSKGRLMVNGQPLEEGTYLYPGDAPSAMEFQVTVPAGRVFVMGDHRSESGDSRVHLSDTGPDGGNPGDAAFVPMDKITGRAILVVWPANRFDKLEVPDTFKAIPAPGPAPDKPSISLTPPPK